The Deinococcus wulumuqiensis R12 genome has a window encoding:
- the metG gene encoding methionine--tRNA ligase, with translation MTAAIDYANGAPHIGHVYEKILTDALARYQRLAGRDVTFVMGTDEHGEKISKAAAKSGVTPQELVDDLSERAFQGLWKKLGISYDHFIRTTSPKHKKHVQDVLQRVYDAGDIYFAEYEGLYSVGAERYVTEKELVEGPDGVRRFPGDKDPPELRREANYFFNMQKYQPWLLNTLQRNPDLIQPAGYRNEVLEMLREDIGPLSISRPKARVPWGIELPWDTDHVTYVWFDALLSYLTPVVSQGQNPNVSGQVWHVIGKDILKPHAVFWPTMLRAAGLPMYRRLVVHSHILAEDGRKMGKSLGNAIDPEALVAAWPVDVIRYALLREASLGADSPFGEGVIVSRLNSDLANDLGNLLSRTVSMIQKYRGGALPAAGEPGERERDIEAAARALPGEVLRLVDELKINMAIDAAMGFVRDLNRYIAESAPWTLAKSPDTQARLDTVLYTAAEGLRVASVALEAVIPTKAKELREQLGLGRQSYPLAPAWGLTPAGTHVPGGPVLFPKPEPKAQDSAAAAATPQPQARKEKRTMTDAAPTDNTTPGKKPEAAAPAQQDGLISIDDFARIDLRIAEVVACEAVEKADKLLKLTVKLGDETRTVVSGIRKWYEPGALVGRKVVLVANLKPAKLRGIESQGMILAAEDDAGNLDLVGTGLDLPSGTKVR, from the coding sequence ATCACCGCCGCCATCGACTACGCCAACGGCGCCCCGCACATCGGGCACGTCTACGAAAAGATTCTGACCGACGCCCTGGCCCGCTACCAGCGCCTCGCCGGGCGCGACGTGACCTTTGTCATGGGCACCGACGAGCACGGCGAAAAAATCAGCAAGGCGGCGGCGAAAAGTGGCGTGACCCCGCAGGAACTGGTGGACGACCTCTCCGAGCGGGCCTTTCAGGGCCTGTGGAAAAAACTCGGCATCAGCTACGACCACTTTATCCGCACGACCTCGCCCAAGCACAAGAAACACGTGCAGGACGTGCTGCAACGGGTCTACGACGCGGGCGACATCTATTTTGCCGAGTACGAGGGCCTGTACTCGGTGGGCGCCGAGCGCTACGTCACCGAGAAGGAACTGGTGGAAGGGCCGGACGGCGTGCGCCGCTTTCCCGGCGACAAGGACCCGCCCGAGCTGCGGCGTGAGGCCAATTACTTTTTCAACATGCAGAAGTACCAGCCCTGGCTGCTGAACACCCTGCAACGCAACCCCGACCTGATTCAGCCCGCCGGCTACCGCAACGAGGTGCTGGAGATGCTGCGGGAGGACATCGGTCCGCTGAGCATCAGCCGCCCCAAGGCGCGGGTGCCGTGGGGCATCGAGCTGCCCTGGGACACTGACCACGTCACCTACGTGTGGTTCGACGCGCTGCTGAGCTACCTGACGCCGGTGGTGAGCCAAGGCCAGAACCCCAACGTGAGCGGGCAGGTGTGGCACGTCATCGGCAAGGACATCCTCAAGCCGCACGCGGTGTTCTGGCCGACCATGCTGCGCGCCGCCGGACTGCCCATGTACCGCCGCCTGGTGGTCCACAGCCACATCCTGGCCGAGGACGGGCGCAAGATGGGCAAGAGCCTGGGCAACGCCATTGACCCCGAGGCGCTGGTGGCCGCGTGGCCGGTGGACGTCATCCGTTACGCGCTGCTGCGCGAGGCGTCGCTGGGGGCCGACAGTCCTTTCGGCGAGGGGGTCATCGTCAGCCGCCTGAACTCCGACCTCGCCAACGACCTGGGCAACCTGCTCTCGCGCACGGTGAGCATGATTCAGAAGTACCGGGGCGGCGCACTCCCGGCGGCAGGCGAACCCGGCGAACGCGAACGCGACATCGAGGCGGCGGCCCGCGCCCTGCCCGGCGAGGTGCTGCGGCTGGTGGACGAGCTGAAAATCAACATGGCGATCGACGCCGCGATGGGCTTCGTGCGCGACCTCAACCGCTACATCGCCGAGTCCGCACCCTGGACCCTCGCCAAGTCGCCCGACACCCAGGCCCGGCTCGACACCGTGCTCTACACCGCCGCCGAGGGGCTGCGCGTGGCGAGCGTGGCCCTCGAGGCCGTGATTCCCACCAAGGCGAAAGAACTGCGCGAGCAGCTCGGCCTGGGCCGCCAGAGTTACCCGCTGGCCCCCGCCTGGGGCCTGACCCCCGCCGGAACCCACGTGCCGGGCGGCCCCGTGCTGTTTCCCAAGCCTGAGCCGAAAGCCCAGGACTCTGCCGCCGCCGCTGCCACCCCCCAGCCCCAAGCCAGAAAAGAGAAAAGGACCATGACCGACGCTGCACCCACCGACAACACCACCCCCGGGAAGAAGCCCGAAGCCGCCGCGCCCGCCCAGCAAGACGGCCTGATTTCCATCGACGACTTTGCCCGCATCGACCTGCGGATTGCCGAAGTGGTGGCCTGCGAAGCGGTGGAAAAGGCCGACAAGCTGCTCAAACTGACCGTGAAGCTCGGTGACGAAACCCGCACCGTGGTCAGCGGCATCCGCAAGTGGTACGAACCCGGGGCGCTGGTGGGCCGCAAAGTGGTTCTCGTCGCTAACCTCAAGCCCGCCAAGCTGCGCGGCATCGAGTCGCAGGGGATGATTCTGGCCGCCGAGGACGACGCCGGAAACCTCGACCTGGTGGGCACCGGGCTGGACCTGCCGAGCGGCACCAAAGTGCGTTAA
- the rapZ gene encoding RNase adapter RapZ yields MPFVIVSGLSGSGKSTALRTLEDAGFFITDNLPPELWGAMHDLVSARGIENVAVSTDTRTREFLAALDSSYVRLSRRHENLRVIFLEANAEVLLGRYNLSRREHPLGETLMVDFARERELLAPLRAIADTVIDTTSLSAAQLSERIMRLFRLEHAFTLRLLSFGFKHAPPRDADLVLDVRSLPNPYYDPALRPLSGRQPDVAAYVFRDPEAEAFYAEVRHFVQTAAERARASGRHSYTVGIGCTGGQHRSVAVAERLLHELRESGLDTDLMDHRDMKEGGESA; encoded by the coding sequence ATGCCTTTCGTCATCGTTTCCGGCCTCTCGGGCAGCGGCAAAAGCACGGCGCTGCGGACCCTCGAAGACGCGGGGTTTTTCATCACCGACAACCTGCCGCCCGAACTGTGGGGCGCCATGCACGACCTCGTCAGCGCGCGGGGCATCGAGAACGTGGCGGTCAGCACCGACACCCGCACCCGCGAGTTTCTGGCGGCGCTGGACTCGAGTTATGTCCGGCTGTCGCGCCGCCACGAGAACCTGCGGGTGATTTTTCTGGAAGCCAACGCCGAGGTGCTGCTCGGGCGCTACAACCTCAGCCGCCGCGAGCATCCTCTAGGCGAGACGCTGATGGTGGATTTCGCCCGCGAGCGCGAGCTGCTCGCTCCGTTGCGGGCCATTGCCGACACGGTCATCGACACCACCAGCCTCAGCGCGGCGCAACTGTCCGAACGCATCATGCGCCTCTTCAGGCTCGAACACGCTTTTACGCTGCGGCTGCTGAGTTTCGGCTTCAAGCACGCGCCGCCGCGTGACGCTGATCTGGTGCTCGACGTGCGCTCGCTGCCCAACCCGTACTACGACCCGGCGCTGCGTCCGCTCTCGGGGCGACAGCCGGACGTGGCCGCCTACGTCTTCCGCGACCCCGAGGCCGAGGCCTTCTACGCCGAGGTGCGCCATTTCGTGCAGACGGCGGCGGAGCGGGCGCGGGCCAGCGGGCGCCACAGCTACACGGTGGGCATCGGCTGCACGGGCGGGCAGCACCGCAGCGTGGCGGTGGCCGAGCGGCTGCTGCACGAGCTGCGCGAAAGTGGCCTGGACACCGACCTGATGGACCACCGCGACATGAAAGAGGGCGGCGAATCCGCGTGA
- a CDS encoding YvcK family protein gives MWLEPGLGVKRWITLFVFCTLLGAVAFLHFTWTGPLHPLATKWILWLNQFTRPGMLPLYATGIAVMLLALGGALYSIAMISRAMLRGTGTAPETAVNVLYERKTLSRGMRVVAVGGGTGLSNLLTGLKAHTSNITAVVTVADDGGSSGRLREALDMVAPGDLTDCYAALSDSPVLARLLLHRFGRGEGLEGHTFGNLMLATLSEEQGGLGSAMQDIHEVLKVRGRVYPATTRPVTLVAELADGRTVRGESKFAAQIAPSHIKRVRLEPENPSALTQVLEAVRDGEMIVLGPGSLFTSIIPALLIPDIARAVRESPAPVVYVASLMTEPGETDGLSLSGHVDAITRHLGRTPDWVLMNSDALDPEVLARYQGDGAQTLTLRDAGRDLRGRVRFASLVRSGTARHHPRKLAEALVQLWDGGRRFNLSGQGEESRQP, from the coding sequence ATGTGGCTGGAGCCGGGCCTGGGGGTCAAACGCTGGATTACCCTGTTCGTCTTTTGCACCCTGCTCGGCGCGGTGGCCTTCTTGCACTTCACCTGGACCGGGCCGCTGCACCCGCTGGCGACCAAGTGGATTTTGTGGCTCAACCAGTTCACCCGCCCGGGGATGCTACCGCTCTACGCCACCGGCATCGCGGTGATGCTGCTGGCGCTGGGGGGAGCGCTGTACTCCATCGCCATGATCAGCCGGGCGATGCTGCGCGGCACTGGCACCGCCCCCGAGACGGCGGTGAACGTGCTCTACGAGCGCAAGACCCTCTCACGCGGGATGCGGGTGGTGGCAGTGGGGGGCGGGACCGGGCTGTCGAACCTGCTGACCGGTCTCAAGGCCCACACCAGCAACATCACGGCGGTGGTCACGGTGGCCGACGACGGCGGCTCCAGCGGGCGGCTGCGCGAGGCGCTCGACATGGTGGCGCCCGGCGACCTCACCGACTGCTACGCGGCCCTGTCCGACAGCCCGGTGCTCGCCCGGCTGCTGCTGCACCGCTTCGGGCGCGGCGAGGGGCTGGAGGGGCACACCTTCGGCAACCTGATGCTGGCGACCCTCAGCGAGGAGCAGGGCGGGCTGGGCAGCGCCATGCAGGACATTCACGAGGTGCTCAAGGTGCGCGGGCGGGTCTACCCGGCGACCACGCGCCCGGTCACACTGGTGGCCGAACTCGCCGACGGACGCACCGTGCGCGGCGAGAGCAAGTTTGCCGCGCAGATTGCTCCCTCGCATATCAAGCGGGTGCGGCTGGAACCCGAAAACCCCTCGGCGCTCACGCAGGTGCTCGAAGCGGTCCGTGACGGCGAAATGATCGTGCTGGGGCCGGGCAGCCTGTTTACGTCCATCATCCCTGCCCTGCTGATCCCCGACATCGCCCGCGCCGTACGCGAGTCCCCGGCGCCCGTCGTCTACGTCGCTTCCCTGATGACCGAACCCGGCGAAACCGACGGCCTGAGTCTCAGCGGGCATGTGGACGCCATCACCCGGCACCTGGGGCGCACCCCCGACTGGGTGCTGATGAACAGCGACGCCCTCGACCCCGAGGTGCTGGCCCGTTACCAGGGCGACGGTGCCCAGACCCTGACCCTCCGGGACGCCGGACGCGACCTGCGGGGCCGGGTGCGCTTCGCTTCGCTGGTCCGCAGCGGCACCGCCCGGCACCACCCGAGAAAACTCGCCGAGGCGCTGGTGCAACTCTGGGACGGCGGGCGACGTTTCAACCTGTCGGGGCAGGGCGAAGAGTCGCGGCAGCCCTAG
- the purD gene encoding phosphoribosylamine--glycine ligase: MKVLVIGSGGREHAIVDACARAGHEVLCTPGNPGIAAQARLLASAQDAPALAELAVREGADVVIVGPEAYLAAGVVDECERRGVPAFGPTQAASRLEGDKAWSKAFMVRRGIPTAEHRSFDHLDAALGHAATLTPPIVVKDAGLKAGKGVTIAHTPSEAEAALREIFTQGGAQAVIEDFMTGQEVSILALTDGERYALTPPSQDHKTIHEGDTGPMTGGMGVICPFPVSEEQMQVIRRDIVEKTLAGMRAEGLPFRGVLYAGLMLTPQGPKVVEFNARFGDPEAEAVLPLLESDLAQHALDAARGQLDPAQVRFRDGASAVVILAAPGYPAEPRKGIALDLPADSEEAKVFHAGTAEKDGRLVSSGGRVLAVTGLGENREEALERAYALADRVGFEGAQLRRDIGFRIGLGSKPG; this comes from the coding sequence ATGAAAGTTCTGGTCATCGGAAGCGGCGGGCGCGAGCACGCCATCGTGGACGCCTGTGCCCGCGCGGGTCATGAGGTGCTGTGTACCCCCGGCAACCCCGGCATCGCGGCGCAGGCCCGGCTGCTCGCCTCGGCGCAGGACGCGCCCGCGCTGGCGGAGCTGGCGGTGCGTGAAGGCGCCGATGTGGTTATCGTCGGCCCCGAGGCGTACCTCGCGGCGGGCGTGGTGGACGAGTGTGAGCGCCGGGGGGTGCCCGCCTTCGGCCCCACGCAGGCGGCGAGTCGGCTGGAGGGCGACAAGGCGTGGAGCAAGGCGTTCATGGTGCGGCGCGGCATTCCCACGGCGGAGCACCGCTCCTTCGACCACCTGGACGCGGCGCTGGGCCACGCGGCGACCCTGACCCCGCCCATCGTGGTCAAGGACGCGGGCCTGAAGGCAGGCAAGGGCGTGACCATCGCCCACACCCCCAGCGAGGCCGAAGCCGCGCTGCGCGAGATTTTTACGCAAGGCGGCGCGCAGGCGGTCATCGAGGACTTCATGACCGGGCAGGAAGTCAGCATCCTCGCGCTGACCGACGGCGAGCGCTACGCCCTGACCCCGCCCAGCCAGGACCACAAGACCATCCATGAGGGCGACACTGGCCCGATGACCGGCGGCATGGGCGTCATCTGCCCCTTTCCGGTCAGCGAGGAGCAGATGCAGGTCATCCGCCGCGACATCGTGGAAAAGACGCTCGCCGGGATGCGGGCCGAGGGCCTGCCCTTCCGGGGCGTGCTGTACGCGGGCCTGATGCTCACCCCGCAGGGACCGAAAGTGGTGGAGTTCAACGCCCGCTTCGGTGACCCCGAGGCCGAGGCGGTGCTGCCGCTGCTGGAGAGCGACCTCGCGCAGCACGCGCTGGACGCGGCGCGGGGGCAACTCGACCCGGCACAGGTGCGCTTTCGCGACGGGGCGAGCGCGGTGGTCATCCTCGCCGCTCCCGGCTACCCCGCCGAGCCGCGCAAGGGGATTGCGCTGGACCTGCCCGCCGACTCGGAGGAAGCGAAAGTGTTTCACGCCGGAACCGCCGAGAAGGACGGCCGGCTGGTGAGCAGCGGCGGGCGCGTGCTGGCGGTCACGGGCCTGGGCGAGAACCGCGAAGAAGCCCTGGAGCGGGCCTACGCGCTGGCTGACCGCGTCGGGTTCGAGGGCGCACAACTGCGGCGCGACATCGGCTTCCGCATCGGGCTGGGAAGCAAGCCGGGCTAA